From one Coffea eugenioides isolate CCC68of chromosome 11, Ceug_1.0, whole genome shotgun sequence genomic stretch:
- the LOC113753834 gene encoding helicase-like transcription factor CHR28 isoform X1, producing MSDHGDPLHFGVDSTKKTWLYWPFGELLLRPLRRVVGSLFGSSSKLVSARENPHSAGMASVDPIDISSSDDSILREIDEYFDESPLRDSATSSNARSLPNWALTSSSNMAGRGSTSSSNARTLPSWAMPSPSNTAVNGSPSRTASSPKRPFASNGSSSHFTSPGISKAPIHATTSGNLGTSYSHTAGVDSSEFLSNYDDEWRSTKRVRWTHPTSVQTSQPNFRSNNLVEDVSSSHFRESHGNASQSTRPNSTNSLNYHFGRGTDDAVMYENRGSRVLPPSLAYGKYTSATYANLSEPLPHRGLGEEMQAGNDERMILQAALKGINQPTRETDLPEGVLSVSLLRHQKIALAWMMERETAGVYCSGGILADDQGLGKTISMIALIQKHRSLQEDSKSEKLSTTKAEAFNLDNDEDENAGRTPEKPKIKGESDDLEELSGPSSSMTQFRNKRPAAGTLVICPASVLRQWARELDEKVSEEHKLSVLIYHGGNRTREPSELAKYDVVLTTYAIVTIEVPKQPLVEEEDNDHNNGERYGLSSEFHVNKKQKKASCNKKVKKGKRGTQSDGGALASVRWFRVILDEAQTIKNHRTQIARACCTLRAKRRWCLSGTPIQNTIDELFSYFRFLRYHPYSQYKEFIANIKLLISRDSIRGYTKLQVVLRGIMLRRTKGTLLDGKPIITLPPKTTRLTKVDFSAEERAFYNKLEADSRSQFKAYAAAGTVNQNYANILLMLLRLRQACDHPQLVKGFSSDSVGIESSETLKRLSRQKIQYLLGQLEMSLAICGSCNDPPENAVVTICGHVFCFQCVSDYLTGEDTTCPESGCKQQLSADIIFSKAALQKCLSSDFDSYHANISGNDEKSAVLKDKYSSKIKAALDIIQSCCKLSLSSERNEMQLNGDASSSGNGAAYSQISRQTKAIVFSQWTSMLDLVEISLNSSGIEYRRLDGTMSLAARDRAVKEFNTNPEVTVMLMSLKAGNLGLNMVAASHVILLDLWWNPTTEDQAVDRAHRIGQTRPVTVSRLTVKDTVEDRILALQEEKRKMVASAFGEDPSGGSATRLTVDDLRFLFEGESGRTRSSANGLL from the exons ATGTCTGACCATGGAGATCCTCTGCACTTTGGGGTGGACTCCACTAAAAAGACCTGGCTTTATTGGCCATTTGGAGAATTGCTTTTGAGACCATTGCGGCGTGTG GTTGGATCCTTGTTTGGAAGCTCTTCTAAATTGGTCTCTGCGAGAGAAAATCCGCATTCAGCTGGAATGGCTTCAGTAGATCCTATTGATATTAGTTCATCTGACGATTCTATTTTGCGGGAGATAGATGAATATTTTGATGAGTCGCCTTTAAGGGACTCTGCAACATCTTCCAATGCTAGGAGTCTTCCTAATTGGGCATTGACATCTTCGTCAAATATGGCTG GTAGGGGTTCTACTTCATCATCCAATGCTAGGACTCTTCCATCATGGGCAATGCCATCTCCATCAAATACAGCAG TTAATGGCAGTCCATCTCGAACAGCTTCATCTCCTAAAAGACCATTTGCTTCTAATGGAAGTTCATCGCATTTTACTTCCCCTGGTATTTCAAAAGCCCCAATTCATGCAACCACTAGTGGCAATCTAGGAACTTCCTATTCACATACAGCTGGAGTTGACAGCTCAGAGTTTTTGAGTAATTATG ATGATGAATGGCGTTCTACTAAGCGGGTGAGGTGGACGCATCCTACATCCGTCCAGACTTCCCAGCCCAATTTCAGATCAAACAATTTGGTTGAGGACGTGTCTAGTAGTCACTTTCGGGAAAGTCATGGAAACGCTTCCCAGTCCACTAGGCCAAATTCAACCAATAGCTTGAATTATCATTTTGGCAGGGGCACTGATGATGCGGTTATGTATGAAAACAGAGGGAGTAGGGTGTTACCTCCATCTTTAGCATATGGTAAATATACTTCAGCTACTTATGCCAATTTGAGTGAACCATTACCTCATAGGGGGTTAGGCGAAGAAATGCAAGCTGGAAATGATGAAAGAATGATTTTACAAGCAGCTTTAAAG GGTATTAACCAACCTACACGTGAAACTGATCTGCCTGAGGGTGTTTTATCGGTTTCTCTGCTTCGGCACCAG AAAATTGCTTTAGCATGGATGATGGAGAGGGAAACAGCGGGTGTTTATTGCTCGGGTGGAATTCTGGCGGATGATCAG GGCCTAGGTAAGACCATCTCAATGATTGCACTCATACAAAAGCATAGGTCTTTACAGGAGGATTCTAAATCAGAGAAGTTATCTACTACCAAAGCTGAAGCCTTCAATCTGGATAATGATGAAGATGAAAATGCTGGTAGGACTCCTGAGAAGCCAAAGATAAAGGGAGAGTCTGACGATTTGGAAGAGCTTTCAGGACCGAGTAGTTCCATGACTCAGTTTCGCAATAAGAGGCCAGCAGCTGGTACATTAGTTATTTGTCCAGCAAGTGTGCTTCGACAATGGGCTCGTGAGTTGGATGAGAAAGTCTCTGAGGAACACAAGCTCTCAGTGTTAATCTATCATGGAGGAAACAGGACGAGGGAACCTTCTGAATTGGCAAAGTATGATGTGGTTTTAACAACATATGCAATTGTGACGATTGAAGTTCCAAAGCAACCTTTGGTTGAGGAGGAGGATAATGACCATAACAATGGAGAGAGATATGGATTATCTTCTGAGTTTCATGTGAATAAGAAGCAGAAGAAAGCATCTTGTAACAAGAAGGTAAAGAAAGGTAAAAGAGGAACTCAGTCTGATGGTGGCGCACTTGCGAGTGTGCGTTGGTTCAGGGTGATTTTAGATGAAGCCCAGACAATAAAAAACCACAGGACTCAAATTGCTCGAGCTTGCTGCACACTTAGAGCAAAAAGGAGGTGGTGTTTGTCTGGAACACCAATACAAAATACAATTGATGAGTTATTCAGCTACTTTAGGTTTCTGAGATATCATCCATATTCACAGTACAAAGAATTTATTGCCAACATTAAGCTTCTGATATCTAGAGACTCGATTCGTGGTTACACAAAGCTTCAAGTCGTCCTGAGGGGAATAATGTTGCGTCGAACAAAAG GAACATTGCTTGATGGGAAACCTATAATAACACTACCACCCAAAACTACACGTTTGACCAAGGTGGACTTCTCTGCTGAGGAACGGGCTTTCTATAACAAGCTAGAAGCTGATTCACGCTCGCAATTCAAG GCTTATGCTGCTGCTGGCACCGTGAATCAGAATTATGCAAATATTCTATTGATGCTTCTACGCCTTCGCCAGGCTTGTGATCACCCACAACTTGTCAAAGGATTTAGTTCTGATTCTGTGGGAATAGAGTCCTCAGAAACGTTGAAGAGGCTTTCAAGACAAAAAATTCAATATTTATTGGGTCAACTTGAAATGTCCTTGGCCATCTGTGGTTCATGCAAT GATCCACCTGAAAATGCAGTTGTTACTATTTGTGGGCATGTTTTCTGCTTTCAGTGTGTGTCAGATTACTTGACCGGGGAGGACACTACATGTCCTGAATCTGGATGCAAACAACAACTTAGTGCTGATATTATCTTTTCCAAAGCTGCATTACAGAAATGTCTATCTAGCGACTTTGACAGTTATCATGCCAATATATCAGGAAATGATGAAAAATCAGCAGTGCTCAAAGATAAATACAGTTCCAAAATCAAAGCTGCCCTTGATATTATACAGTCATGTTGTAAACTAAGTCTTAGTTCAGAAAGAAATGAAATGCAACTGAATGGTGATGCTTCATCATCAGGAAATGGAGCTGCTTATTCACAGATTTCCAGACAAACAAAAGCTATTGTGTTCTCCCAATGGACAAGCATGCTAGACTTGGTTGAGATTTCGCTTAACAGTTCTGGTATAGAGTACCGAAGGCTTGATGGTACAATGTCTCTAGCGGCTAGAGACAGGGCTGTCAAAGAATTTAACACCAATCCCGAG GTGACTGTTATGTTAATGTCTTTAAAAGCTGGAAATCTAGGTCTTAATATGGTGGCAGCCAGTCATGTGATTCTTTTAGATCTTTGGTGGAATCCGACTACTGAAGATCAGGCTGTTGATAGAGCTCATAGAATAGGACAGACCCGTCCTGTTACTGTTTCACGGTTAACCGTAAAGGATACTGTTGAAGATCGGATTTTAGCTCTCCAG gaagaaaagagaaaaatggttgCATCTGCTTTTGGTGAAGATCCAAGTGGTGGCTCTGCAACTCGCTTAACTGTAGATGATCTCAGATTTTTGTTCGAGGGGGAATCAGGGCGGACACGGTCATCTGCAAATGGCCTGCTTTAG
- the LOC113753834 gene encoding helicase-like transcription factor CHR28 isoform X2 translates to MASVDPIDISSSDDSILREIDEYFDESPLRDSATSSNARSLPNWALTSSSNMAGRGSTSSSNARTLPSWAMPSPSNTAVNGSPSRTASSPKRPFASNGSSSHFTSPGISKAPIHATTSGNLGTSYSHTAGVDSSEFLSNYDDEWRSTKRVRWTHPTSVQTSQPNFRSNNLVEDVSSSHFRESHGNASQSTRPNSTNSLNYHFGRGTDDAVMYENRGSRVLPPSLAYGKYTSATYANLSEPLPHRGLGEEMQAGNDERMILQAALKGINQPTRETDLPEGVLSVSLLRHQKIALAWMMERETAGVYCSGGILADDQGLGKTISMIALIQKHRSLQEDSKSEKLSTTKAEAFNLDNDEDENAGRTPEKPKIKGESDDLEELSGPSSSMTQFRNKRPAAGTLVICPASVLRQWARELDEKVSEEHKLSVLIYHGGNRTREPSELAKYDVVLTTYAIVTIEVPKQPLVEEEDNDHNNGERYGLSSEFHVNKKQKKASCNKKVKKGKRGTQSDGGALASVRWFRVILDEAQTIKNHRTQIARACCTLRAKRRWCLSGTPIQNTIDELFSYFRFLRYHPYSQYKEFIANIKLLISRDSIRGYTKLQVVLRGIMLRRTKGTLLDGKPIITLPPKTTRLTKVDFSAEERAFYNKLEADSRSQFKAYAAAGTVNQNYANILLMLLRLRQACDHPQLVKGFSSDSVGIESSETLKRLSRQKIQYLLGQLEMSLAICGSCNDPPENAVVTICGHVFCFQCVSDYLTGEDTTCPESGCKQQLSADIIFSKAALQKCLSSDFDSYHANISGNDEKSAVLKDKYSSKIKAALDIIQSCCKLSLSSERNEMQLNGDASSSGNGAAYSQISRQTKAIVFSQWTSMLDLVEISLNSSGIEYRRLDGTMSLAARDRAVKEFNTNPEVTVMLMSLKAGNLGLNMVAASHVILLDLWWNPTTEDQAVDRAHRIGQTRPVTVSRLTVKDTVEDRILALQEEKRKMVASAFGEDPSGGSATRLTVDDLRFLFEGESGRTRSSANGLL, encoded by the exons ATGGCTTCAGTAGATCCTATTGATATTAGTTCATCTGACGATTCTATTTTGCGGGAGATAGATGAATATTTTGATGAGTCGCCTTTAAGGGACTCTGCAACATCTTCCAATGCTAGGAGTCTTCCTAATTGGGCATTGACATCTTCGTCAAATATGGCTG GTAGGGGTTCTACTTCATCATCCAATGCTAGGACTCTTCCATCATGGGCAATGCCATCTCCATCAAATACAGCAG TTAATGGCAGTCCATCTCGAACAGCTTCATCTCCTAAAAGACCATTTGCTTCTAATGGAAGTTCATCGCATTTTACTTCCCCTGGTATTTCAAAAGCCCCAATTCATGCAACCACTAGTGGCAATCTAGGAACTTCCTATTCACATACAGCTGGAGTTGACAGCTCAGAGTTTTTGAGTAATTATG ATGATGAATGGCGTTCTACTAAGCGGGTGAGGTGGACGCATCCTACATCCGTCCAGACTTCCCAGCCCAATTTCAGATCAAACAATTTGGTTGAGGACGTGTCTAGTAGTCACTTTCGGGAAAGTCATGGAAACGCTTCCCAGTCCACTAGGCCAAATTCAACCAATAGCTTGAATTATCATTTTGGCAGGGGCACTGATGATGCGGTTATGTATGAAAACAGAGGGAGTAGGGTGTTACCTCCATCTTTAGCATATGGTAAATATACTTCAGCTACTTATGCCAATTTGAGTGAACCATTACCTCATAGGGGGTTAGGCGAAGAAATGCAAGCTGGAAATGATGAAAGAATGATTTTACAAGCAGCTTTAAAG GGTATTAACCAACCTACACGTGAAACTGATCTGCCTGAGGGTGTTTTATCGGTTTCTCTGCTTCGGCACCAG AAAATTGCTTTAGCATGGATGATGGAGAGGGAAACAGCGGGTGTTTATTGCTCGGGTGGAATTCTGGCGGATGATCAG GGCCTAGGTAAGACCATCTCAATGATTGCACTCATACAAAAGCATAGGTCTTTACAGGAGGATTCTAAATCAGAGAAGTTATCTACTACCAAAGCTGAAGCCTTCAATCTGGATAATGATGAAGATGAAAATGCTGGTAGGACTCCTGAGAAGCCAAAGATAAAGGGAGAGTCTGACGATTTGGAAGAGCTTTCAGGACCGAGTAGTTCCATGACTCAGTTTCGCAATAAGAGGCCAGCAGCTGGTACATTAGTTATTTGTCCAGCAAGTGTGCTTCGACAATGGGCTCGTGAGTTGGATGAGAAAGTCTCTGAGGAACACAAGCTCTCAGTGTTAATCTATCATGGAGGAAACAGGACGAGGGAACCTTCTGAATTGGCAAAGTATGATGTGGTTTTAACAACATATGCAATTGTGACGATTGAAGTTCCAAAGCAACCTTTGGTTGAGGAGGAGGATAATGACCATAACAATGGAGAGAGATATGGATTATCTTCTGAGTTTCATGTGAATAAGAAGCAGAAGAAAGCATCTTGTAACAAGAAGGTAAAGAAAGGTAAAAGAGGAACTCAGTCTGATGGTGGCGCACTTGCGAGTGTGCGTTGGTTCAGGGTGATTTTAGATGAAGCCCAGACAATAAAAAACCACAGGACTCAAATTGCTCGAGCTTGCTGCACACTTAGAGCAAAAAGGAGGTGGTGTTTGTCTGGAACACCAATACAAAATACAATTGATGAGTTATTCAGCTACTTTAGGTTTCTGAGATATCATCCATATTCACAGTACAAAGAATTTATTGCCAACATTAAGCTTCTGATATCTAGAGACTCGATTCGTGGTTACACAAAGCTTCAAGTCGTCCTGAGGGGAATAATGTTGCGTCGAACAAAAG GAACATTGCTTGATGGGAAACCTATAATAACACTACCACCCAAAACTACACGTTTGACCAAGGTGGACTTCTCTGCTGAGGAACGGGCTTTCTATAACAAGCTAGAAGCTGATTCACGCTCGCAATTCAAG GCTTATGCTGCTGCTGGCACCGTGAATCAGAATTATGCAAATATTCTATTGATGCTTCTACGCCTTCGCCAGGCTTGTGATCACCCACAACTTGTCAAAGGATTTAGTTCTGATTCTGTGGGAATAGAGTCCTCAGAAACGTTGAAGAGGCTTTCAAGACAAAAAATTCAATATTTATTGGGTCAACTTGAAATGTCCTTGGCCATCTGTGGTTCATGCAAT GATCCACCTGAAAATGCAGTTGTTACTATTTGTGGGCATGTTTTCTGCTTTCAGTGTGTGTCAGATTACTTGACCGGGGAGGACACTACATGTCCTGAATCTGGATGCAAACAACAACTTAGTGCTGATATTATCTTTTCCAAAGCTGCATTACAGAAATGTCTATCTAGCGACTTTGACAGTTATCATGCCAATATATCAGGAAATGATGAAAAATCAGCAGTGCTCAAAGATAAATACAGTTCCAAAATCAAAGCTGCCCTTGATATTATACAGTCATGTTGTAAACTAAGTCTTAGTTCAGAAAGAAATGAAATGCAACTGAATGGTGATGCTTCATCATCAGGAAATGGAGCTGCTTATTCACAGATTTCCAGACAAACAAAAGCTATTGTGTTCTCCCAATGGACAAGCATGCTAGACTTGGTTGAGATTTCGCTTAACAGTTCTGGTATAGAGTACCGAAGGCTTGATGGTACAATGTCTCTAGCGGCTAGAGACAGGGCTGTCAAAGAATTTAACACCAATCCCGAG GTGACTGTTATGTTAATGTCTTTAAAAGCTGGAAATCTAGGTCTTAATATGGTGGCAGCCAGTCATGTGATTCTTTTAGATCTTTGGTGGAATCCGACTACTGAAGATCAGGCTGTTGATAGAGCTCATAGAATAGGACAGACCCGTCCTGTTACTGTTTCACGGTTAACCGTAAAGGATACTGTTGAAGATCGGATTTTAGCTCTCCAG gaagaaaagagaaaaatggttgCATCTGCTTTTGGTGAAGATCCAAGTGGTGGCTCTGCAACTCGCTTAACTGTAGATGATCTCAGATTTTTGTTCGAGGGGGAATCAGGGCGGACACGGTCATCTGCAAATGGCCTGCTTTAG
- the LOC113753834 gene encoding helicase-like transcription factor CHR28 isoform X3 — protein MPSPSNTAVNGSPSRTASSPKRPFASNGSSSHFTSPGISKAPIHATTSGNLGTSYSHTAGVDSSEFLSNYDDEWRSTKRVRWTHPTSVQTSQPNFRSNNLVEDVSSSHFRESHGNASQSTRPNSTNSLNYHFGRGTDDAVMYENRGSRVLPPSLAYGKYTSATYANLSEPLPHRGLGEEMQAGNDERMILQAALKGINQPTRETDLPEGVLSVSLLRHQKIALAWMMERETAGVYCSGGILADDQGLGKTISMIALIQKHRSLQEDSKSEKLSTTKAEAFNLDNDEDENAGRTPEKPKIKGESDDLEELSGPSSSMTQFRNKRPAAGTLVICPASVLRQWARELDEKVSEEHKLSVLIYHGGNRTREPSELAKYDVVLTTYAIVTIEVPKQPLVEEEDNDHNNGERYGLSSEFHVNKKQKKASCNKKVKKGKRGTQSDGGALASVRWFRVILDEAQTIKNHRTQIARACCTLRAKRRWCLSGTPIQNTIDELFSYFRFLRYHPYSQYKEFIANIKLLISRDSIRGYTKLQVVLRGIMLRRTKGTLLDGKPIITLPPKTTRLTKVDFSAEERAFYNKLEADSRSQFKAYAAAGTVNQNYANILLMLLRLRQACDHPQLVKGFSSDSVGIESSETLKRLSRQKIQYLLGQLEMSLAICGSCNDPPENAVVTICGHVFCFQCVSDYLTGEDTTCPESGCKQQLSADIIFSKAALQKCLSSDFDSYHANISGNDEKSAVLKDKYSSKIKAALDIIQSCCKLSLSSERNEMQLNGDASSSGNGAAYSQISRQTKAIVFSQWTSMLDLVEISLNSSGIEYRRLDGTMSLAARDRAVKEFNTNPEVTVMLMSLKAGNLGLNMVAASHVILLDLWWNPTTEDQAVDRAHRIGQTRPVTVSRLTVKDTVEDRILALQEEKRKMVASAFGEDPSGGSATRLTVDDLRFLFEGESGRTRSSANGLL, from the exons ATGCCATCTCCATCAAATACAGCAG TTAATGGCAGTCCATCTCGAACAGCTTCATCTCCTAAAAGACCATTTGCTTCTAATGGAAGTTCATCGCATTTTACTTCCCCTGGTATTTCAAAAGCCCCAATTCATGCAACCACTAGTGGCAATCTAGGAACTTCCTATTCACATACAGCTGGAGTTGACAGCTCAGAGTTTTTGAGTAATTATG ATGATGAATGGCGTTCTACTAAGCGGGTGAGGTGGACGCATCCTACATCCGTCCAGACTTCCCAGCCCAATTTCAGATCAAACAATTTGGTTGAGGACGTGTCTAGTAGTCACTTTCGGGAAAGTCATGGAAACGCTTCCCAGTCCACTAGGCCAAATTCAACCAATAGCTTGAATTATCATTTTGGCAGGGGCACTGATGATGCGGTTATGTATGAAAACAGAGGGAGTAGGGTGTTACCTCCATCTTTAGCATATGGTAAATATACTTCAGCTACTTATGCCAATTTGAGTGAACCATTACCTCATAGGGGGTTAGGCGAAGAAATGCAAGCTGGAAATGATGAAAGAATGATTTTACAAGCAGCTTTAAAG GGTATTAACCAACCTACACGTGAAACTGATCTGCCTGAGGGTGTTTTATCGGTTTCTCTGCTTCGGCACCAG AAAATTGCTTTAGCATGGATGATGGAGAGGGAAACAGCGGGTGTTTATTGCTCGGGTGGAATTCTGGCGGATGATCAG GGCCTAGGTAAGACCATCTCAATGATTGCACTCATACAAAAGCATAGGTCTTTACAGGAGGATTCTAAATCAGAGAAGTTATCTACTACCAAAGCTGAAGCCTTCAATCTGGATAATGATGAAGATGAAAATGCTGGTAGGACTCCTGAGAAGCCAAAGATAAAGGGAGAGTCTGACGATTTGGAAGAGCTTTCAGGACCGAGTAGTTCCATGACTCAGTTTCGCAATAAGAGGCCAGCAGCTGGTACATTAGTTATTTGTCCAGCAAGTGTGCTTCGACAATGGGCTCGTGAGTTGGATGAGAAAGTCTCTGAGGAACACAAGCTCTCAGTGTTAATCTATCATGGAGGAAACAGGACGAGGGAACCTTCTGAATTGGCAAAGTATGATGTGGTTTTAACAACATATGCAATTGTGACGATTGAAGTTCCAAAGCAACCTTTGGTTGAGGAGGAGGATAATGACCATAACAATGGAGAGAGATATGGATTATCTTCTGAGTTTCATGTGAATAAGAAGCAGAAGAAAGCATCTTGTAACAAGAAGGTAAAGAAAGGTAAAAGAGGAACTCAGTCTGATGGTGGCGCACTTGCGAGTGTGCGTTGGTTCAGGGTGATTTTAGATGAAGCCCAGACAATAAAAAACCACAGGACTCAAATTGCTCGAGCTTGCTGCACACTTAGAGCAAAAAGGAGGTGGTGTTTGTCTGGAACACCAATACAAAATACAATTGATGAGTTATTCAGCTACTTTAGGTTTCTGAGATATCATCCATATTCACAGTACAAAGAATTTATTGCCAACATTAAGCTTCTGATATCTAGAGACTCGATTCGTGGTTACACAAAGCTTCAAGTCGTCCTGAGGGGAATAATGTTGCGTCGAACAAAAG GAACATTGCTTGATGGGAAACCTATAATAACACTACCACCCAAAACTACACGTTTGACCAAGGTGGACTTCTCTGCTGAGGAACGGGCTTTCTATAACAAGCTAGAAGCTGATTCACGCTCGCAATTCAAG GCTTATGCTGCTGCTGGCACCGTGAATCAGAATTATGCAAATATTCTATTGATGCTTCTACGCCTTCGCCAGGCTTGTGATCACCCACAACTTGTCAAAGGATTTAGTTCTGATTCTGTGGGAATAGAGTCCTCAGAAACGTTGAAGAGGCTTTCAAGACAAAAAATTCAATATTTATTGGGTCAACTTGAAATGTCCTTGGCCATCTGTGGTTCATGCAAT GATCCACCTGAAAATGCAGTTGTTACTATTTGTGGGCATGTTTTCTGCTTTCAGTGTGTGTCAGATTACTTGACCGGGGAGGACACTACATGTCCTGAATCTGGATGCAAACAACAACTTAGTGCTGATATTATCTTTTCCAAAGCTGCATTACAGAAATGTCTATCTAGCGACTTTGACAGTTATCATGCCAATATATCAGGAAATGATGAAAAATCAGCAGTGCTCAAAGATAAATACAGTTCCAAAATCAAAGCTGCCCTTGATATTATACAGTCATGTTGTAAACTAAGTCTTAGTTCAGAAAGAAATGAAATGCAACTGAATGGTGATGCTTCATCATCAGGAAATGGAGCTGCTTATTCACAGATTTCCAGACAAACAAAAGCTATTGTGTTCTCCCAATGGACAAGCATGCTAGACTTGGTTGAGATTTCGCTTAACAGTTCTGGTATAGAGTACCGAAGGCTTGATGGTACAATGTCTCTAGCGGCTAGAGACAGGGCTGTCAAAGAATTTAACACCAATCCCGAG GTGACTGTTATGTTAATGTCTTTAAAAGCTGGAAATCTAGGTCTTAATATGGTGGCAGCCAGTCATGTGATTCTTTTAGATCTTTGGTGGAATCCGACTACTGAAGATCAGGCTGTTGATAGAGCTCATAGAATAGGACAGACCCGTCCTGTTACTGTTTCACGGTTAACCGTAAAGGATACTGTTGAAGATCGGATTTTAGCTCTCCAG gaagaaaagagaaaaatggttgCATCTGCTTTTGGTGAAGATCCAAGTGGTGGCTCTGCAACTCGCTTAACTGTAGATGATCTCAGATTTTTGTTCGAGGGGGAATCAGGGCGGACACGGTCATCTGCAAATGGCCTGCTTTAG
- the LOC113753200 gene encoding protein ASPARTIC PROTEASE IN GUARD CELL 2 codes for MLLVSLQPLLQPSFSLVVVVLLLLLLNLSFLPTSATTETATSAGHAIPYPAFEHFPVRETILATKITKIQTIPTDVLDDELNQEHKQNHSSGDGKNEKWRLKLLHRDKMGYSHFVDHHDRFHARMKRDVKRVAAIISKISGSGAAAAAATNGGGGESKEATNNYGVEEFGTEVVSGMEQGSGEYFVRIGVGSPPRNQYMVVDSGSDIVWVQCQPCNLCYHQSDPVFDPSLSASFAGVSCGSSICDRVENSGCHSGRCKYEVMYGDGSYTKGTLALETLSFGGTTVQNVAIGCGHMNRGMFIGAAGLLGLGGGSMSLVGQLGGQTGGAFTYCLVSRGTSSSGSLEFGRGALPVGAAWVPLLRNPRAPSFYYIGLSGLGVGGMQLPISEDVFRLSELGDGGVVMDSGTAVTRLPTAAYVAFRDAFLTETASLPRAPAVSIFDTCYDLNGFVTVRVPTVSFFLSGGPILTLPARNFLIPVDERGTFCFAFAPSPTGLSIIGNIQQEGIQISFDGSNGFVGFGPNVC; via the coding sequence ATGCTACTTGTGTCCTTACAACCACTACTACAACCATCATTTTCCTTAGTTGTGGTGGTGCTACTACTATTGCTGCTAAACCTTTCTTTTTTGCCAACTTCAGCCACCACCGAAACCGCCACCTCGGCCGGCCATGCAATACCTTACCCAGCCTTCGAACACTTCCCTGTAAGAGAAACCATCTTGGCTACCAAAATAACGAAAATCCAGACAATACCAACGGATGTGTTAGACGATGAACTGAACCAAGAACACAAGCAAAATCATAGTAGTGGTGATGGAAAGAATGAGAAGTGGAGGCTTAAGCTGCTTCACAGAGATAAGATGGGATATTCCCATTTTGTTGATCATCATGACCGTTTTCATGCCCGCATGAAAAGGGACGTCAAAAGGGTTGCTGCCATCATTAGTAAAATTTCCGGTAGCGGGGCCGCCGCAGCAGCCGCCACCAATGGTGGCGGTGGGGAGAGTAAAGAAGCTACAAATAATTATGGGGTGGAGGAATTTGGGACGGAGGTGGTGTCAGGGATGGAGCAGGGGAGTGGAGAATATTTTGTTAGGATTGGCGTTGGTAGTCCACCAAGGAACCAATACATGGTCGTTGATTCCGGCAGTGACATTGTGTGGGTCCAATGTCAACCTTGTAATTTGTGTTACCACCAATCCGACCCGGTTTTTGACCCGTCTCTTTCCGCTTCGTTTGCTGGGGTTTCTTGTGGATCCTCAATATGTGATCGGGTCGAAAACTCCGGATGTCATTCAGGTCGGTGCAAATATGAGGTTATGTATGGTGATGGATCATACACAAAGGGCACACTGGCCCTCGAAACACTTTCTTTCGGTGGTACCACGGTCCAAAATGTGGCTATCGGATGCGGTCATATGAATCGGGGCATGTTTATTGGAGCTGCCGGCTTATTGGGTCTTGGAGGAGGATCCATGTCGCTTGTGGGTCAGTTAGGTGGGCAAACGGGTGGAGCATTTACTTATTGTCTTGTAAGTCGGGGCACCAGCTCGTCCGGGTCATTAGAGTTCGGACGCGGAGCATTACCCGTGGGTGCTGCATGGGTACCGTTGCTTCGCAACCCACGGGCCCCGAGTTTCTACTATATCGGGCTGTCGGGTTTAGGGGTCGGAGGCATGCAGCTACCCATATCCGAAGATGTTTTTCGGTTATCCGAATTGGGAGATGGTGGTGTGGTGATGGACTCCGGCACAGCCGTCACAAGGCTTCCTACGGCAGCTTATGTGGCTTTTCGCGATGCATTTCTCACGGAAACCGCCAGCCTTCCCCGAGCTCCCGCCGTTTCAATATTCGACACGTGCTATGATTTGAACGGGTTTGTAACGGTTCGGGTACCAACAGTATCATTTTTCCTCTCGGGCGGGCCAATCCTGACCCTTCCGGctagaaattttctaattccAGTGGATGAAAGGGGTACCTTCTGTTTTGCTTTTGCTCCATCACCCACGGGACTTTCCATAATAGGAAACATCCAGCAAGAAGGCATTCAAATTTCTTTTGATGGATCAAATGGATTTGTAGGATTTGGACCTAATGTTTGCTGA